Below is a window of Thermoanaerobaculia bacterium DNA.
GACGCGAGCCCGACGGGATGCGGGCCGACCGCGAGGTCCCGGTGAGGCGACCGCATCGCGGTCGTCCCCCCGAAAGCGGGGACCCAGCCTTCTGACGATATTCTGGATTCCCGCTTCCGCGGGAATGACAGAGGAAAGGGGCCTCGCGGGCGGCACGCGCCCGTCCGGCTCGATGTATCCGCCTTCGCCAAGGATTCCTCCTTCGCTGAAGCTTCGGCGGGACGAGTCGGCGCGACAGAGTCGTCGCGCTCGCTACTTCTGGGCGATCAGGGCATCCACGTTCTGCGTCACCTGGGAAGAGTCCCACTCGATCGCCTGCGCCAGGTGATACAGCACCTTGCCGTTGCGGTCGGCAATGTAGGTCTCCGGGAACTTCGTCGTGCCGAACTTGTGCGCGGTCTTCGAATCGGGATCGCGGTAGATCGGGAGGTCGAAGGGGTGCTGCTTCCGGAACGTGTCGATTGCCTCCCAGTTGTCGTCGACCGACACGCTGTAGAGCGCGATCGAGGGATTGTCCTTGTAGCGCTGCCAGAAGCGATCGAGCTCGGGCAGCTCGTCCACGCACGGCGGGCACCAGGTCGCCCAGAAGTGAACGACGACGATTTTCCCCTTCAGCCTCGAGAGGTCGATCTTCTTGCCATCGCGCGTGTAGATCGCGAGGTTCTTCTCCGCCGAGAGCTTCGGGATGCCCGCCTGGCCCTCGGGAGGCTTCAGGTTCGTCGTGAAGACGAACGCGACGACGAGAGCGACGATCGCGCCCGCGATCAGCATCATCGTCCGGGTTTTCACGCGCACGCCTCCTCGCGCCCTTCCGCAGCGGACGGAGCCGTGAAATCGCCCGCCGCCGCCCGCCTTCGCCCGGTCGGGCAGACGCGGCGGGCCGGG
It encodes the following:
- a CDS encoding TlpA disulfide reductase family protein, with product MKTRTMMLIAGAIVALVVAFVFTTNLKPPEGQAGIPKLSAEKNLAIYTRDGKKIDLSRLKGKIVVVHFWATWCPPCVDELPELDRFWQRYKDNPSIALYSVSVDDNWEAIDTFRKQHPFDLPIYRDPDSKTAHKFGTTKFPETYIADRNGKVLYHLAQAIEWDSSQVTQNVDALIAQK